One region of Diabrotica undecimpunctata isolate CICGRU chromosome 6, icDiaUnde3, whole genome shotgun sequence genomic DNA includes:
- the LOC140444171 gene encoding uncharacterized protein isoform X2 — protein sequence MEDKIEIKKRLTEYYQPHIGHLSTAVDLKYLKNEPEEDYPAMELKKEEEFAEDDEKYVENHLSTSVDLEDLKDEPEKNQPGCLQNENKMKIMKTLEHSSLKEDLARHAEGKTLNKNMKVETRKGPYTCVICLKQFSRRYNLKMHSRIHGEEKPHKCEICLRQFTQAGTLKSHIMIHTGEKPYKCEICFKQVTTSSNLKSHLRTHAKEKPYKCDICFKQFTEATNLKLHLRTHTGERLYKCNICLKQFTRAQHLKSHLRIHTGEKPCKCVICFKQFITASHLKLHLRTHTEEKLYKCDICFKQFTQAINLKSHLRIHTGEKPYKCDICFKQFTAACTLKSHMMTHTGEKPYKCEICFKQYTRAQYLKSHLKRHTREIAL from the exons ATGGaagataaaattgaaattaagaaaAGGTTGACAGAATATTACCAACCACATATAGGTCATCTATCGACAGCAGTAGATCTCaaatacttaaaaaatgaacCAGAGGAAGATTATCCAG cAATGGAACTTAAAAAGGAGGAAGAGTTTGCAGAAGATGACGAAAAATATGTAGAGAATCATCTATCCACATCAGTAGATCTGGAAGACTTAAAGGATGAACCAGAGAAAAATCAACCAG GTTGTTTGCAGAatgaaaacaaaatgaaaattatgaaAACACTTGAACATTCATCTCTTAAAGAAGATTTGGCTAGACACGCTGAAggaaaaacattgaataaaaatatgaaagtagAAACTCGGAAAGGACCTTACACGTgtgtaatttgtttaaaacaattttctcGGCGATATAATCTGAAAATGCATTCGAGAATACATGGTGAAGAAAAACctcacaaatgtgaaatttgtttaaggcaGTTTACTCAAGCCGGTACTTTGAAATCACATATAAtgattcacactggagaaaaaccttacaagtgcgaaatttgttttaagcaggtTACTACATCGAGTAATTTAAAATCACATTTGAGAACACACGCTaaagaaaagccttacaagtgtgatatttgctttaaacagttTACTGAGGCAACTAATTTGAAATTACATTTgagaacacacactggagaaaggCTTTACAAGTGCAATATTTGTTTGAAGCAATTTACTCGAGCACAACATTTGAAATCacatttgagaatacacactggagaaaagccttgcAAGTGCGTaatttgtttcaagcagtttATTACAGCGAGTCATTTGAAATTACATTTGAGAACACACACTGAAGAAAAGCTttacaagtgtgatatttgttttaagcaatttactcaagcaattaatttaaaatcacatttgagaatacacacgggagaaaaaccttacaagtgtgatatttgctttaaacagttTACTGCAGCATGTACTTTGAAATCACATATGATgactcacactggagaaaaaccttacaagtgcgaaatttgttttaagcaatatactCGAGCACAATATTTGAAATCGCATTTAAAAAGACACACTAGAGAAATAGCTCTATAA
- the LOC140444171 gene encoding uncharacterized protein isoform X1, with the protein MEDKIEIKKRLTEYYQPHIGHLSTAVDLKYLKNEPEEDYPAMELKKEEEFAEDDEKYVENHLSTSVDLEDLKDEPEKNQPGCLQNGNKMKIMKTLEHSSLKEEDLGRHAEGKTLNKNMKVETRKGPYTCVICLKQFSRRYNLKMHSRIHTEEKPHKCEICLKQFTQAKHLKSHSMTHSGEKPYKCEICFKQFTTSRNLKSHLRIHTGEKPYKCDICFKQFTRALTLKSHLRIHTGEKPWKCEICLKQFTTASHLKLHFRTHAKEKPYKCDICFKQFTQEINLKSHLRIHTGEKPYKCEICLKQFTTACTLKLHFRTHTEEKIYKCDICFKQFTQANSLKSHLRIHTGEKPYKCEICFKQFTTAGHLKLHLVTHTGEKLYKCDICFKQFTQAINLKSHLKKHTGEKPYKCEICFKQFTTASTLKSHLRIHTKEKLYKCDICFKQFTQAIYLKSHLKIHTGEKPYKCEICFKQFTTAGTLKLHLRIHTGEKPYKCEICLKQFTQATGLKSHLKRHSRETAL; encoded by the exons ATGGaagataaaattgaaattaagaaaAGGTTGACAGAATATTACCAACCACATATAGGTCATCTATCGACAGCAGTAGATCTCaaatacttaaaaaatgaacCAGAGGAAGATTATCCAG cAATGGAACTTAAAAAGGAGGAAGAGTTTGCAGAAGATGACGAAAAATATGTAGAGAATCATCTATCCACATCAGTAGATCTGGAAGACTTAAAGGATGAACCAGAGAAAAATCAACCAG gtTGTTTGCAGAATGggaacaaaatgaaaattatgaaAACACTTGAACATTCATCTCTTAAAGAAGAAGATTTGGGTAGACACGCTGAaggaaaaacattaaataaaaatatgaaagtagAAACTCGGAAAGGACCTTACACGTgtgtaatttgtttaaaacaattttctcGGCGATATAATCTGAAAATGCATTCGAGAATACATACTGAAGAAAAACctcacaaatgtgaaatttgtttaaagcagtttactcAAGCAAAACATTTGAAATCACATTCGATGACTCACTCTGGAGAAAAACcctacaagtgcgaaatttgtttcaagcagtttACGACATCGAGAAATTTGAAATCACAtttaagaatacacactggagaaaagccttacaagtgtgatatttgttttaagcaatttactcgAGCACTTACTTTGAAATCacatttgagaatacacactggagaaaagccttggaagtgcgaaatttgtttgaagcagtTTACTACAGCGAGTCATTTGAAATTACATTTTAGAACACACGCTaaagaaaagccttacaagtgtgatatttgttttaaacaatttactcAAGAAATTAATTTGAAATCACAtttaagaatacacactggagaaaaaccctacaagtgcgaaatttgtttgaagcagtTTACTACAGCGTGTACTCTGAAATTACATTTTAGAACACACACTGAAGAAAAGATTTataagtgtgatatttgttttaagcaatttactcaAGCAAATAGTTTGAAATCacatttgagaatacacactggagaaaaaccctacaagtgcgaaatttgtttcaagcagtttACTACAGCGGGTCATTTGAAATTACATTTGgtaacacacactggagaaaagctttacaagtgtgatatttgttttaagcaatttactcaAGCAATTAATTTGAAATCACATTTGAAAAaacacactggggaaaaaccctacaagtgcgaaatttgtttcaagcagtttACTACAGCCAGTACTTTGAAATCacatttgagaatacacactAAAGAAAAGCTttacaagtgtgatatttgttttaagcaatttactcaAGCAATTTATTTGAAATCACATTTGAAAatacacactggggaaaaaccctacaagtgcgaaatttgtttcaagcagtttACTACAGCGGGTACTTTGAAATTacatttgagaatacacactggagaaaaaccctacaagtgcgaaatttgtttgaagcagtTTACTCAAGCAACTGGTTTGAAATCACATTTAAAAAGACACAGTAGAGAAACAGCTCTATAA